In Hirschia baltica ATCC 49814, the genomic stretch ATAGACGTAAGCCAGCATACGGCCTCACAAGGCGTGACAATTGTTCAAGGAAATACAAATTCTACCTCGCCGTCCATATATGGAGACATTCTTTTTGGAGCCGGCAATGATACGCTAGACATTCAAGATGGAACTGTCGCCGGAGACACATATTTTGGAAGTGGAACAGCCAATTTTTACCTATCAGATGCCACTTACACAGGCGATGTGCACTTTGAAAGCGAAGGCTTCAATTTCCAATCCACACAAGGACAATATTTTGGAAACCTGAACTTCTACAACAATTCTGGATCTGCTGTTTTTCAAAACAATTCCTACTTTTCCGGGTCACTTTTAGACAGTGATAATATCGACCTGATTATTGATACATCCACCATTTATATCTCTCAAGATTCTCCAATTACGCTCAACTCCCTCAATATTACGGGCGCAAGCACGCTGGGTGTAATAATTTCAAACTCAGAGCATATAGACACCCCATACATTACAGCCACCAACACAGCCATTGTTGGAGATTCAGTAACTCTGAGCTCTCAATTCACGAATTTTGTGGGTGGAGATTTTTCTAGAACTATTCTATCCGCCCCCTCTTTAGATGTAGATATAGATAGTATTTCATTTGATACTTCAGGCCTTTCATGGCTTTACAATGCCGAATACATTCTCGACCAAGAGGCCGATGGGAACCAGTCGATTTCTCTTCAATTTTCTCAGAAGACTTCAGAAGATTTAGGTTTGGACGCTCAGCAAGACCGCACATTTGCGTCGTTCATCGAGATGATTAGCAATCAGCAAAATGCTGGCTCGGAATTTGTGAAAATTACTGACGAGACAACTTTCCTTGAAGCATATGAATCCATCCTGCCTCAACATTCCGATGTAGCCCTACGTCATCTTGATGCACACACCAATACACTAAACTCAATGGTGAGCGAGAGAATGGCGCTTTTGCGAGACTCCTCAAACACCTCTAATGGGTTTTGGCTGCAAGAACTTGTGTCTCAGACCACTGTAGATGCTAGTGAAAACGTAAATGCTTATAGTGGACGAGGCTTTGGCTTTACGGCTGGTGTTGATCGACGCATCGGATTTATAGATTCAATGGGTCTTACTTTCTCTATTAATGACGAGAAATACGAAACAACAACATCTGCATTCAATGAAACATCATCGACCAATTTTGCGCTTGGTTTTTATATCGCAGAACGCATTGGGTTTGCTGATCTGCAAATGTCTGCTCAAATTGGTCAGACTAACTTTAAAAGCGAACGAGAGGTCAACTTTGAAGGCTTCAATTCAGACATTGAAGGTGATTGGAGCGGACTCACACAAGCTTATTCAACTCAGATATCCAGCCCACAAAAACTGGGATGGCTTCGTGTAACGCCTCATATCGGCGCAAGTTATATTAGCTTAAATCAGGATGCATATGAGGAAACGGCGAGCAACGGATTTAACCTTGCATTCTCAGAATCAGAGTCGAACAAATTAACTGGATCAGCAGGTGTCTCCCTTGGGGTATTTTGGCCCTCAAATTCAGGCAGGAATTCTTTCGACTTAAGTGAAAACCAACAAAGCAATTCCTCATTAAATGGCTGGCATGCTGCCGTAGACCTTGGAATAAGGGACACATTGTCTTCTACAAACTACGATGCTGTAGCAAATTTCGTTGGGTATGATTCAGCTTTCAATGTTTATTCCGATGAAATATTCGGACAAGCATTTTCAACTGGAATTTCTCTTGTGGGAATTGGTGATTTCGCGTCTTTCAGGCTTTCAGCAAACGCCGAACTTTCCGAAGGTGCCTCTATCTATAGCGGAGCTGCATCTCTCAGATTTAAATTCTAGACCGCCCAATCAATGTAAAAGACCATAAACTCCCAATTATTGCGTCGACTGAGGGAGGCTGTTCTTACATTTGCTCGTTTGAGTTTGTGTTGACAAAACAAAAAATAGCCTGCCCCAAACGAGGCAGGCTTTAAGTAAGGACGGTAGCCCGGGACGACTTTACGAGAAAGCCAAACCACCATTCACATCTAGGTTTACGCCATTGACGAAAGACGATTCATCAGACGCAAGGTAAGCCACGACATCCGCGACCTCATCAGGGTGCCCTTCGCGACCAAGCGCTGTCATACCCGCAACTTTTTCACGAACTTCATTCTTAGAGAATGTATCGTGGAATGTTGTTGAAATCAGACCAGGATCAAGCGCATTCACTCGAATGCCACGTGGACCAAATTCTTTGGCCATTGAGCGTGTGAAAGTCATGACCGCGCCTTTGGAAGCTGCGTACGCCCAAGCGCCGCCACCGCCACCATCGCGAGCAGCTTGTGATGCAAAATTAACAATTGAGCCACCTTTAGGCATGTGAGGTGAAACTGCTTTTGTCATCAAGAACGTAGAATTGAAGTTCAAGCGCATAACGAGATTTACAAAATCCTCGTCCATTTCAGCAAGTGGTTTACGTGCAACTAGACCACCGACCACGTTTACAAGCACGTTGATTTCATTGCCAAAAGCTTCTTGCGTTTTGGCGACAAAATTAGCAACATCTTCGGCTTTGGTCATGTCACCTTGAACGAGGATTGCTTCACCACCAGCAGCTTGTACTGCTTCTAATGTTGCTTTTCCCTCTTCTTCACTATCGAAATAATTGATCGCAACCTTTGCGCCTTCTTTAGCCAATTTAAGCGAGATACTGCGACCAATGTCACGTGCGCCACCAGTTACAATAGCTACTTTGTTTTGAAGTCTCATGGGGAAGTCCTTTTACTTTAGGGATTTTTAAAAAATGAATTATTGGGTTTTTGAGCGAGGCTTAAGCGGTTCAATTTTTCCACACAGCAGCCAAACACTAGCCATGCTTAAAATTGCTAACGTTGCTCCAATAAGGAATGCAGGCGCATAATTTCCACCCTGTGTAAGCCATGGGACCAAATAGGTGAGAGCTGCCGCTCCCAGCTTTGCCGCGGTCCCCGCATAACCAGACAGAGAACCAACAGATTTGCCGCCAAACAAATCGCTTGGAAGTGTCTGAATATTACCAACAGCAGTTTGAAAACCGAACAGAATGGTTGCCATCAACATCACAGCTAACACCGGCGTCACAGCAACAGACATTGCCAATAAAGCCGGAAGCATGATCAAGCCACCAAGTGTGATTGTGAGCTTGCGAGTCGCGTTGACTGACCAACCGGAATTCAAGCGGTTCTGTGCTAAAAGCCCACCAAACCATGCTCCAAACATAGCACCTACATAAGGCACCCAAGCGTATAGTCCGATTTCCTTGACGTTAAATCCAAATTTTTCGTTCAGATAGATAGGTATCCAGAAAACGAACAACCACCAGATAGGGTCAAGGAAAGCCGCAGAGAGAATAGCACCCCAACTCTGTCTACGAGAGAGCATTTCAGCTGTGCCCGGATTATACTCCTCAGCAACCTCACCTGTCACCTCATCAGGTTTTACACGTTGACCTGTGAGAATAAATTCGCGTTCTTCTGGAGTTATCCAAGGGTGCTCATCAGGTCCGGCTTTCATTAAAATCCACCACGGA encodes the following:
- a CDS encoding SDR family NAD(P)-dependent oxidoreductase, with the translated sequence MRLQNKVAIVTGGARDIGRSISLKLAKEGAKVAINYFDSEEEGKATLEAVQAAGGEAILVQGDMTKAEDVANFVAKTQEAFGNEINVLVNVVGGLVARKPLAEMDEDFVNLVMRLNFNSTFLMTKAVSPHMPKGGSIVNFASQAARDGGGGGAWAYAASKGAVMTFTRSMAKEFGPRGIRVNALDPGLISTTFHDTFSKNEVREKVAGMTALGREGHPDEVADVVAYLASDESSFVNGVNLDVNGGLAFS
- a CDS encoding autotransporter outer membrane beta-barrel domain-containing protein, which translates into the protein MIMTAPAIFVRKNIKRTSPLVFLTILYSTCSPLALGQEISSATSTPVETATLDNGSASDLTITDDGSIEWDSVDDQVAVTVNSSNNVTIDGDITLENSDNNVGVKINPNLSSTINLSGAINLIEDYARTDTDDDDDLDGLIAEGTNRHGIFLESGGINTGDIILQSGSSIYVEGNNSTAITLQSGLNGNYIQDGSISVYGANSTALDIQNDVNGNVRVSGGVTANGENASAISIAGDITGNLTLENTITSTGFTSTTSSNYIGPDDIDDDTAALEDRLDNDDLFNSASSVSIGGSIANGLLINGYHDYVDDGIAVDDDETKDTIDDYNENRGTGYISTYGSSPALQITPDLIIGSSSDLVLGSVVETVRDTLDDDEDEDTNEVLATFNFDQGLVNLGTIYADGQNVGFSATALEISGSADGNLNTIITNGILNSGTMSTTAFEANATTVNLGQGAIISSITNDGSIISNSTGSSGSNSIAIQISNGANLETIENTGYITAKITDDTGYSTAILDHSGTLTSIFNNGYISSYYVDDDSDDDEYDDNDNKISEFTGRSIAIDVSQHTASQGVTIVQGNTNSTSPSIYGDILFGAGNDTLDIQDGTVAGDTYFGSGTANFYLSDATYTGDVHFESEGFNFQSTQGQYFGNLNFYNNSGSAVFQNNSYFSGSLLDSDNIDLIIDTSTIYISQDSPITLNSLNITGASTLGVIISNSEHIDTPYITATNTAIVGDSVTLSSQFTNFVGGDFSRTILSAPSLDVDIDSISFDTSGLSWLYNAEYILDQEADGNQSISLQFSQKTSEDLGLDAQQDRTFASFIEMISNQQNAGSEFVKITDETTFLEAYESILPQHSDVALRHLDAHTNTLNSMVSERMALLRDSSNTSNGFWLQELVSQTTVDASENVNAYSGRGFGFTAGVDRRIGFIDSMGLTFSINDEKYETTTSAFNETSSTNFALGFYIAERIGFADLQMSAQIGQTNFKSEREVNFEGFNSDIEGDWSGLTQAYSTQISSPQKLGWLRVTPHIGASYISLNQDAYEETASNGFNLAFSESESNKLTGSAGVSLGVFWPSNSGRNSFDLSENQQSNSSLNGWHAAVDLGIRDTLSSTNYDAVANFVGYDSAFNVYSDEIFGQAFSTGISLVGIGDFASFRLSANAELSEGASIYSGAASLRFKF
- a CDS encoding MFS transporter; the protein is MKISGLRWWVVGLVAIATIINYIDRGTLGYLWPDMAKEIWPDKTVDETKQYYATISVVFVFSYALGQTIFGKLFDWIGTRLGFVISIGVWSLATAAHAFANSVLSFSIFRGILGAAEAGNWPGATKANAEWFPVNERALAQGIFNSGAAIGGIISPLIIAFLSVHFSWHVIFILVGAVGFVWLIPWWILMKAGPDEHPWITPEEREFILTGQRVKPDEVTGEVAEEYNPGTAEMLSRRQSWGAILSAAFLDPIWWLFVFWIPIYLNEKFGFNVKEIGLYAWVPYVGAMFGAWFGGLLAQNRLNSGWSVNATRKLTITLGGLIMLPALLAMSVAVTPVLAVMLMATILFGFQTAVGNIQTLPSDLFGGKSVGSLSGYAGTAAKLGAAALTYLVPWLTQGGNYAPAFLIGATLAILSMASVWLLCGKIEPLKPRSKTQ